One Nostoc sp. UHCC 0302 DNA window includes the following coding sequences:
- a CDS encoding GNAT family N-acetyltransferase — MAARIKMTSILPRNLSVVIRPVQYRDLDGIERLTQESFATLTHKGSGFAIRQMQWLRRWYGLLKFLSWFPNPLQYRFCGYVAEQGRMLLGMIQVSPFNRTRSTWRIDRVMLEQGADKQGIGSQLLRHCFESILEARTWLLEVNVNDKEALALYRQNGFQRLAEMTYWEIEAELLAELAQGEPDLPNLLPVSNADAQLLYQLDTASMPPLVRQVFDRNTRDFKTSLFGVLTDAVKQWVTKTEIVSGYVFEPQRKAAIGHFQVQLDRKGEVPHVATLTVHPAYTWLYPELLSQLARIAQDFPQQGLQLASSDYQPEREEYLERIGAKRIEHTLIMSRSVWHKLRESKFVSLEGIQWTDMLQGLQPARKPVPGGMSWLQPGKSPSDRPLPAKSEPLNFSGKNTSMEASCQPESADAEQEK; from the coding sequence ATGGCGGCTCGAATCAAAATGACCTCAATACTTCCCCGAAATCTCAGCGTTGTCATCCGACCAGTCCAATACCGGGATCTGGACGGAATTGAGCGCTTAACTCAAGAGTCATTCGCAACCCTAACTCACAAGGGATCAGGTTTTGCCATACGCCAAATGCAATGGTTACGCCGTTGGTATGGATTACTCAAATTTTTGAGTTGGTTTCCTAATCCGCTACAGTACCGCTTTTGCGGCTATGTAGCAGAGCAAGGACGGATGCTGCTGGGGATGATTCAGGTGTCACCGTTTAACCGAACACGCAGCACTTGGCGAATTGATCGAGTGATGCTAGAGCAGGGTGCAGATAAGCAGGGAATCGGCTCGCAACTTTTGCGCCATTGTTTTGAATCGATTCTGGAAGCTCGCACCTGGTTACTGGAAGTCAACGTCAATGACAAAGAGGCGCTGGCGCTGTACCGACAAAATGGATTTCAACGTTTGGCGGAAATGACATATTGGGAAATTGAAGCGGAATTACTGGCTGAGTTGGCACAAGGAGAGCCAGACTTACCCAATCTCTTACCAGTGAGTAACGCCGATGCCCAGCTACTATATCAACTAGATACGGCATCAATGCCACCTTTAGTCCGTCAGGTTTTTGATCGCAACACTCGCGATTTCAAAACGAGTTTGTTTGGCGTGTTAACTGATGCCGTCAAGCAGTGGGTAACCAAAACAGAAATAGTGAGTGGCTACGTGTTTGAACCCCAACGTAAAGCAGCGATCGGTCATTTTCAAGTGCAACTTGATCGCAAAGGTGAAGTTCCCCATGTAGCAACGCTGACGGTTCATCCAGCTTACACTTGGCTGTATCCAGAATTACTGTCTCAGTTGGCTCGCATTGCTCAAGATTTTCCGCAGCAGGGTTTGCAACTAGCGTCTTCAGACTATCAGCCAGAACGAGAAGAGTATTTAGAGCGAATTGGGGCAAAACGTATAGAACATACGCTAATCATGTCTCGTTCGGTATGGCACAAGCTACGGGAGTCGAAATTCGTCTCTTTAGAAGGAATTCAGTGGACTGATATGCTGCAAGGTCTACAACCAGCACGTAAACCAGTACCAGGTGGAATGTCATGGTTACAACCAGGAAAATCGCCATCAGATAGACCATTGCCAGCCAAGTCAGAACCTCTGAACTTTTCGGGAAAAAACACAAGTATGGAAGCATCTTGCCAGCCAGAGTCAGCAGATGCAGAGCAGGAGAAGTAG
- the ruvX gene encoding Holliday junction resolvase RuvX — protein MLPQEQQKSFISALGLDLGRKRIGVAGCDRTGLIATGITTVERTSFDQDVEQIRQIVNEREVQILIIGLPYSMDGSLGFQARQTQKFATRLAKALKLPLEYVDERLTSFQAEQLLIAENRSPSRNKGLIDRKAASLILQQWLDIRRAGSHPSVVAVEY, from the coding sequence GTGTTACCCCAAGAACAGCAAAAGTCGTTTATCTCAGCATTGGGTTTAGATTTGGGTCGCAAGCGGATTGGTGTAGCAGGATGCGATCGCACGGGTTTGATTGCCACAGGCATCACTACAGTTGAGCGCACATCTTTTGACCAAGATGTTGAACAAATACGACAAATAGTTAATGAACGCGAAGTGCAAATCTTGATTATTGGCTTACCTTATTCAATGGATGGCTCCCTGGGATTTCAGGCACGTCAAACCCAAAAGTTTGCTACAAGACTTGCTAAAGCGCTGAAACTGCCTCTGGAATATGTGGATGAGCGATTAACTTCATTTCAGGCAGAACAACTGCTAATAGCTGAGAATCGTTCTCCATCACGCAATAAAGGTCTGATTGACCGAAAAGCAGCCTCTTTGATTTTGCAACAATGGTTGGATATTAGACGTGCCGGTTCACACCCTAGCGTAGTAGCTGTTGAGTATTGA
- a CDS encoding DUF3727 domain-containing protein, whose amino-acid sequence MFSSEFPEENDNAHAGSITLTDEKGRSLECYIEHSLEVDGQEYVLLLPVDSPVEIFAWQGEEEEEEALLVEDDAVIDQLFTTAQAVLSEQNLILKNTAYALTVAGDLPPVEESELFTLEIEDDEADLEPEQLQLLSSFYHEDQEYAIYTPLDPLLFFARITKAGTPELLSPEEFRKVQPLLEEHLFNEVE is encoded by the coding sequence ATGTTTTCCTCTGAATTTCCTGAAGAAAATGATAACGCTCATGCGGGTTCCATCACTTTAACCGATGAAAAGGGGCGATCGCTCGAATGTTATATCGAGCATTCCCTTGAGGTAGATGGGCAAGAATATGTTTTACTTCTTCCTGTAGACTCACCTGTAGAGATTTTTGCTTGGCAAGGTGAGGAAGAAGAAGAAGAAGCTCTGCTAGTAGAAGATGATGCCGTCATTGATCAACTTTTTACCACAGCCCAAGCTGTACTATCTGAGCAAAACCTGATTCTAAAAAATACAGCTTATGCTCTGACGGTTGCGGGTGATTTACCACCAGTTGAAGAGTCAGAACTTTTTACCTTAGAAATCGAAGACGACGAGGCAGATTTAGAGCCAGAGCAACTACAGCTACTCTCTAGCTTCTATCACGAAGATCAGGAGTATGCAATTTATACGCCTCTTGATCCACTGTTGTTTTTTGCACGAATAACAAAAGCAGGTACACCTGAATTACTTTCACCAGAAGAGTTTCGTAAAGTTCAACCGCTGTTAGAGGAACATCTCTTTAATGAAGTTGAATAA